A part of Solibacillus sp. FSL H8-0538 genomic DNA contains:
- a CDS encoding DedA family protein: protein MSIIQGLIDFILHIDEHLVDIIQQFGAWSYGILFSIVFVETGIVIMPFLPGDSLLFASGTLAALGAFNLLTLLIVFFVAAVLGDTVNYQIGKTVGTSIPEGSFLGRVINRERMEIAQNFFNKHGGKTIVMARFMPFIRTFIPFVAGASRMDYKYFLIYNVVGAFLWVMSCTLIGYFFGNIPIIKDNFSTVLILIIFISILPAIIGAVRAKLSKDKTPSK from the coding sequence ATGTCAATAATTCAAGGATTAATCGATTTTATATTGCATATTGATGAGCACTTAGTGGACATCATTCAACAGTTCGGTGCTTGGTCATATGGAATTTTATTTTCTATTGTATTTGTCGAAACTGGGATTGTTATAATGCCATTTTTACCGGGCGATTCGCTGTTGTTCGCAAGTGGAACATTAGCAGCATTAGGCGCATTTAATTTACTTACGTTACTAATTGTGTTTTTTGTAGCGGCTGTGCTTGGGGATACTGTCAACTATCAGATCGGGAAAACAGTCGGTACTTCAATTCCAGAGGGTAGCTTTTTAGGACGTGTTATTAATCGTGAGCGCATGGAAATAGCACAAAATTTCTTTAATAAGCACGGTGGCAAAACAATTGTTATGGCACGCTTCATGCCGTTTATTCGTACATTTATTCCGTTTGTTGCAGGTGCCAGCCGTATGGATTATAAATATTTCCTTATTTATAATGTGGTCGGTGCGTTCTTATGGGTGATGAGTTGTACGTTAATAGGGTATTTCTTTGGGAATATTCCTATTATTAAAGATAATTTTTCAACAGTGTTAATTTTAATTATTTTCATTTCAATACTACCGGCAATTATCGGCGCAGTTCGTGCCAAACTTTCTAAAGACAAAACTCCCTCAAAATAG
- a CDS encoding EAL and HDOD domain-containing protein: protein MEVFIGRQPIFNIHEQIVAYELLYRNKNVNAFPLIDSDAATVDVLVNSFLSIGIDEVTNGRPCFVNFTENLLMGTMLDYLDPTKVVIEILEDVPITPQLVERVSELKERGFKVALDDFVLDQNVTVYDELFHYIDYIKVDFLLSPLLERMEIENKVKTNFPNIKLLAEKVETRNQFEVAKHSDYVLFQGYFFEQPQIIKSTDIPANTLQYFQIISILKDEEPNINMLAENIERDISLSYKLLQLINNSNKRTKSKVRSIKQAILLLGLSELRKWVYLLAMREVENQKESDVFKELMRASLFRAKVCEKVAKINYRENFSEYFLVGLFSLIDSLLKRPMNIILSQLPLSESIAETISGTITEMTPYLQFSLALNKLDWNQLEKLSTQLKLSNEAIVRIYDEANAWVDDAISLH, encoded by the coding sequence GTGGAAGTTTTTATCGGTAGACAGCCAATATTCAATATTCACGAGCAAATTGTCGCTTACGAATTATTATACCGAAATAAAAATGTGAATGCATTTCCACTAATAGATTCAGACGCAGCCACTGTGGACGTTTTAGTCAATTCATTTTTATCAATTGGTATCGATGAAGTAACGAATGGTCGCCCGTGCTTTGTGAATTTTACAGAAAATTTATTAATGGGTACGATGCTTGATTATTTAGATCCGACAAAAGTAGTAATTGAAATATTAGAAGATGTACCGATTACTCCTCAGTTAGTAGAGCGCGTTTCTGAGTTAAAAGAACGTGGATTTAAAGTTGCCCTCGATGATTTTGTATTAGATCAAAATGTAACGGTGTATGATGAGCTATTCCATTATATCGATTATATTAAGGTAGATTTTTTACTTTCGCCTTTATTAGAGCGGATGGAAATCGAAAACAAAGTGAAAACAAATTTCCCCAATATAAAATTATTAGCAGAGAAAGTTGAAACACGTAATCAATTTGAGGTAGCAAAGCACTCTGATTATGTTTTGTTCCAAGGGTATTTCTTTGAACAGCCACAAATTATCAAATCAACGGACATCCCAGCGAATACATTGCAGTACTTCCAAATCATTTCAATATTGAAGGATGAGGAACCTAATATTAATATGCTTGCAGAAAATATTGAACGAGATATTTCACTTTCATACAAATTACTACAATTAATTAATAACTCAAATAAGCGTACAAAATCCAAGGTACGTTCAATTAAGCAGGCGATTTTATTATTAGGGCTTTCAGAGCTGCGAAAATGGGTCTATTTATTAGCAATGCGTGAAGTAGAAAATCAAAAAGAATCCGATGTATTTAAAGAATTAATGCGTGCGTCCTTATTCAGAGCGAAAGTGTGTGAAAAGGTAGCAAAGATTAATTACCGAGAAAATTTTTCGGAGTATTTCCTTGTCGGCCTATTTTCGTTAATTGATTCATTGCTTAAGAGACCGATGAATATAATCTTGAGTCAGCTCCCATTATCTGAAAGTATTGCAGAAACAATTAGCGGAACGATAACGGAGATGACACCGTATTTACAATTTAGTTTAGCTTTAAATAAGCTAGACTGGAATCAACTAGAGAAGTTATCAACGCAGCTTAAGCTATCAAATGAAGCAATCGTGCGTATTTATGACGAAGCAAATGCATGGGTAGATGATGCAATTTCGCTGCACTAA
- a CDS encoding enoyl-CoA hydratase-related protein has protein sequence MTVLKYEQKEFIAYITLNRPDALNAFNYEMLEELQKVVESVRIHPDIRLVIITGTGNKSFSVGADLKERKSLPDSLVKRNLNKFGEVFSMIEQLPQPTICVLNGYAFGGGLELALACDFRIASDHISVGLTETSLGIIPGAGGTQRLPRLIGETKALELILTAKKLDAAEALSIGLVTQIVGEDTLQQTTEDFASRILRNAPIAIQQAKFAVKQGMKVDLHTGLQIERKAYELTIPTEDRIEALNAFSEKRSPQFKGK, from the coding sequence ATGACTGTTCTAAAGTATGAGCAAAAAGAGTTTATAGCCTATATTACACTGAATCGTCCGGATGCTTTAAACGCTTTTAATTACGAAATGCTTGAAGAACTACAAAAAGTTGTTGAATCCGTCCGCATCCATCCAGATATTCGTCTTGTTATTATTACGGGAACGGGAAATAAATCGTTTTCTGTTGGTGCCGATTTAAAGGAACGAAAATCTTTACCTGATTCACTCGTAAAGCGTAATCTAAACAAATTCGGTGAAGTATTTTCGATGATCGAGCAACTACCACAGCCAACGATTTGTGTATTGAATGGGTATGCTTTTGGTGGTGGGTTAGAACTTGCGCTCGCTTGCGACTTTCGAATTGCCTCTGATCATATATCGGTTGGACTGACTGAAACTAGCTTAGGCATAATACCTGGGGCTGGTGGCACGCAACGTCTCCCACGCCTAATTGGAGAAACGAAAGCACTAGAACTTATCTTAACAGCCAAAAAATTAGACGCAGCTGAAGCACTTAGTATCGGTTTAGTTACACAAATCGTCGGAGAAGACACACTTCAACAAACTACCGAGGACTTTGCTTCCCGTATTTTACGTAACGCACCAATCGCCATCCAACAAGCAAAATTTGCGGTCAAACAAGGTATGAAGGTTGATCTTCATACTGGTTTACAAATTGAACGAAAAGCGTATGAACTCACTATTCCTACTGAAGATCGGATTGAAGCGTTGAATGCCTTCTCTGAAAAACGGAGTCCTCAATTTAAAGGAAAATAA
- a CDS encoding acyltransferase, producing the protein MRRTERYRVEGANSLWNIYQTVSFLKVMKCFIIIQIGRFMPFLTVKNWLYRTFLKMRIGKQTSIALMVMPDTMFPERITIGNNTVIGFSTTILAHEYLIEEYRLGDVVIGSNVMIGANSTILPGVEIGDGVVVSAATLVHKDVPAGCMVGGNPMRIIYTAEQMASRKKADVPKWHNA; encoded by the coding sequence ATGAGGAGAACGGAACGCTACCGCGTAGAAGGTGCCAATTCGCTATGGAATATTTATCAAACGGTATCATTTTTGAAAGTAATGAAATGCTTCATCATTATTCAAATTGGTCGTTTCATGCCGTTTTTAACGGTGAAAAACTGGCTCTATCGCACATTTTTAAAAATGCGCATTGGTAAGCAAACGTCCATAGCTCTAATGGTAATGCCAGATACAATGTTCCCTGAACGTATTACGATTGGAAATAATACAGTAATCGGCTTTAGTACAACGATTTTAGCGCATGAGTATTTGATTGAAGAATACCGTCTAGGTGATGTCGTTATTGGTAGCAATGTTATGATCGGTGCAAATTCAACGATTTTACCAGGTGTTGAAATTGGAGACGGTGTAGTTGTTTCTGCTGCAACCCTCGTGCATAAAGACGTACCAGCAGGCTGTATGGTCGGGGGAAATCCAATGAGAATTATTTATACAGCAGAGCAAATGGCTTCACGTAAAAAAGCAGATGTGCCGAAGTGGCATAATGCCTAG
- the hisD gene encoding histidinol dehydrogenase — MQITTLTNEISLKRPLESGNEQQLAVVREVLQAVREQGDAAVRAYTEKWDGVVHDSFRVTKEEIVEAVTGFDPQLLQDLSEAAANIRVYHEEQKRDGYKLPMADGSWLAQRIIPLDAVGLYVPGGSAAYPSSVLMNVIPAQVAGVKRIVMTSPAGKDGKLPAAVLVAAHILGVTEIYKVGGAQAIAALAYGTETIAAVDKITGPGNIFVALAKREVFGEVAIDMIAGPSEICVLADDTAYADEVAADLLSQAEHDVLACAILITTSDALAEAVVDEVEKQLQKLPREAIARKSIENFGHIYVAETMVEAIHAVNALAPEHLEVVTENAEADAEKITHAGAIFIGRFSSEPVGDYFAGTNHVLPTNSTARFASGLNVDDFIKRTSVVYYSEKTWARNAQKIARLARMEGLEGHARAVEARGWDKGEE; from the coding sequence ATGCAAATTACGACATTAACAAATGAAATTTCTTTAAAACGACCACTTGAAAGCGGCAATGAGCAGCAGCTTGCAGTTGTCCGGGAAGTACTACAAGCAGTTCGTGAACAAGGAGATGCAGCTGTCCGTGCCTATACAGAAAAATGGGACGGTGTTGTGCATGATAGCTTCCGCGTAACAAAGGAAGAAATTGTTGAGGCTGTAACAGGCTTTGATCCGCAATTACTACAAGACTTATCAGAGGCGGCTGCCAATATCCGCGTATACCATGAAGAGCAAAAACGAGACGGCTACAAGCTTCCAATGGCGGATGGATCGTGGCTTGCACAGCGCATTATTCCGCTTGATGCAGTGGGTCTTTACGTTCCAGGTGGTTCTGCAGCGTATCCATCTTCTGTACTAATGAATGTAATCCCTGCACAAGTAGCAGGTGTGAAACGCATTGTGATGACATCGCCAGCAGGCAAGGATGGCAAGCTACCAGCAGCAGTTCTTGTGGCCGCACATATTTTAGGGGTTACCGAAATTTATAAAGTCGGAGGTGCTCAAGCCATTGCCGCACTTGCTTACGGGACAGAAACGATTGCTGCAGTCGATAAAATTACAGGTCCAGGCAATATTTTTGTTGCTCTTGCAAAACGTGAAGTATTCGGTGAGGTAGCAATTGATATGATTGCTGGTCCGAGTGAGATTTGTGTGTTAGCAGATGACACGGCGTATGCCGATGAAGTAGCAGCCGACCTATTATCACAAGCAGAGCATGATGTATTAGCATGCGCTATATTGATTACAACATCTGACGCACTTGCAGAAGCGGTAGTGGATGAGGTAGAAAAGCAATTGCAAAAGCTTCCGCGTGAGGCCATTGCACGTAAATCCATAGAAAACTTCGGTCATATTTATGTAGCAGAAACGATGGTAGAGGCCATTCATGCCGTCAATGCATTAGCACCTGAACATTTAGAAGTTGTCACAGAAAATGCTGAAGCTGATGCAGAAAAAATTACGCATGCTGGAGCTATTTTTATCGGACGTTTTAGCTCGGAGCCGGTCGGGGATTATTTTGCGGGTACAAATCACGTACTGCCAACGAATAGTACAGCTCGTTTTGCTAGTGGTTTAAATGTCGATGATTTTATTAAACGCACGAGCGTTGTTTATTATAGTGAAAAAACGTGGGCACGAAATGCACAGAAAATTGCTCGCCTTGCACGTATGGAAGGCTTAGAAGGACATGCACGTGCAGTAGAAGCGCGCGGCTGGGATAAAGGAGAAGAATAA
- the hisG gene encoding ATP phosphoribosyltransferase, with the protein MTELTIAMPKGRIFEEAYQMLIEAGFNLPEEVEMSRKLMIEIPEEKIRFILAKPMDVPVYVEHGVADIGIAGKDVLLEQQRTVHELLDLKISECYIASAGLPNTMMNEIAPRIATKYPNIAMKYYKGIGEQVEIIELNGSIELAPMIGLADRIVDIVSTGRTLKENGLVEYEHITDVSSRLIANPVSYRMKSARIRDLVSRLKKCVK; encoded by the coding sequence ATGACTGAACTAACAATTGCCATGCCAAAAGGAAGAATTTTTGAGGAAGCATATCAAATGCTTATTGAGGCAGGGTTTAATTTACCAGAAGAAGTAGAAATGTCACGTAAGCTAATGATTGAAATCCCAGAAGAAAAAATCCGCTTTATTTTAGCAAAACCAATGGATGTACCGGTTTATGTAGAGCATGGTGTTGCAGATATCGGCATTGCTGGTAAAGACGTGTTACTTGAGCAACAGCGTACAGTACATGAGCTACTGGATTTAAAAATTAGTGAATGTTATATCGCGTCAGCGGGTTTACCAAACACAATGATGAATGAAATTGCACCGCGTATTGCAACAAAATATCCAAATATTGCAATGAAATATTATAAAGGGATTGGCGAGCAAGTTGAAATTATTGAGCTAAATGGTTCGATTGAGCTAGCCCCAATGATCGGCCTCGCTGATCGCATTGTTGATATCGTATCAACGGGCCGCACATTAAAGGAGAACGGCTTAGTCGAGTATGAGCATATTACTGACGTTTCATCACGCCTGATTGCCAATCCAGTAAGTTACCGTATGAAGAGCGCGCGTATCCGTGATTTAGTATCACGTTTGAAGAAGTGCGTGAAGTAG
- the ppaX gene encoding pyrophosphatase PpaX: MSTKALLFDFDGTLLNTNDLIIQTFMHLLEEKFPGQYSPKDCLKFIGPSLKETFDDITPGETDAMIAKYREWNIAYHDELVTGYDAVLSTLEQLKAAGIRLAIVSTKSHDGIERGLRVLGAAHLFEFYIGLEDVRHVKPHPEPILLALEKLGVKKEEVIMIGDNFHDIEGGKNAGVRTAGVAWSIKGEEFLQQLNPDYMLQHMTDLLAIVKGA; this comes from the coding sequence ATGAGCACAAAGGCATTACTATTTGATTTTGATGGTACATTACTAAATACAAATGATTTAATCATTCAAACATTTATGCATTTACTGGAAGAAAAATTTCCTGGGCAATATTCGCCAAAAGACTGCTTAAAATTCATTGGTCCGTCACTAAAAGAAACATTTGACGACATTACACCCGGTGAAACGGACGCAATGATTGCGAAATACCGCGAATGGAATATAGCGTATCATGATGAACTTGTAACAGGCTATGATGCAGTCCTTTCTACATTGGAGCAATTAAAGGCAGCAGGGATTCGGTTAGCGATCGTCTCGACAAAAAGCCATGATGGTATCGAGCGAGGACTTCGCGTTTTAGGGGCGGCGCATTTATTTGAGTTTTATATCGGACTTGAAGATGTGAGGCATGTGAAACCACACCCGGAGCCGATTTTACTTGCACTTGAAAAGCTAGGCGTCAAAAAAGAGGAAGTCATTATGATTGGTGACAATTTCCACGATATTGAAGGCGGAAAAAATGCAGGCGTACGTACAGCTGGTGTTGCTTGGTCTATTAAGGGCGAGGAATTTTTACAACAGTTGAACCCAGATTATATGTTGCAGCATATGACGGACTTGCTGGCAATTGTGAAAGGGGCATAA
- the lgt gene encoding prolipoprotein diacylglyceryl transferase gives MDISLLLINPIAFHLGPIEVRWYGIIIATGIVLAYLLAQREAVKLGLHDDFFADLLIWAIPIGILSARIYYVAMKWDYYSVNPGKIIEIWNGGIAIHGALIGAFITAYLFTKRRNVSFLRIADIAAPSILVGQIIGRWGNFMNQEAHGGPVTRTFLENLMLPNWMIEQMYIAKENTYVHPTFLYESVWNFIGLIILIVARKLNWRRGEMFFFYLIWYSAGRYFIEGLRTDSLYLIGELRSAQVVSIIGIAIGIIAIVYRRLKVRPVVHYLDQPEKLKSKKGKSKGASR, from the coding sequence ATGGACATTAGCTTATTATTAATTAACCCAATCGCATTTCATTTAGGTCCGATTGAGGTACGTTGGTACGGTATTATTATTGCCACAGGAATTGTACTAGCGTATTTACTTGCGCAGCGAGAGGCAGTAAAGCTCGGACTACATGATGATTTTTTTGCCGATCTGCTTATTTGGGCAATCCCGATTGGTATTTTATCAGCGCGTATTTATTACGTGGCGATGAAGTGGGATTATTACAGTGTGAATCCGGGCAAAATAATTGAAATTTGGAATGGTGGAATTGCTATTCATGGTGCGTTAATCGGCGCGTTTATTACTGCATATCTCTTTACAAAACGCCGTAATGTGAGCTTCCTTCGTATTGCGGATATTGCAGCACCGAGCATTTTGGTTGGTCAAATTATTGGGCGCTGGGGTAACTTTATGAACCAAGAAGCGCATGGTGGCCCAGTAACACGTACGTTTTTAGAAAATCTAATGCTACCAAACTGGATGATTGAGCAGATGTATATCGCGAAAGAAAATACGTATGTACATCCGACTTTTCTTTATGAATCGGTTTGGAATTTTATTGGTTTAATTATTTTAATCGTTGCGCGTAAATTAAATTGGCGACGAGGGGAAATGTTCTTCTTCTATTTAATTTGGTATTCAGCAGGCCGTTACTTCATTGAAGGCTTACGTACAGACAGCTTGTACTTAATCGGAGAGTTACGTTCAGCGCAGGTGGTCTCAATTATTGGAATTGCAATTGGCATCATTGCGATTGTTTACCGTCGTCTGAAGGTACGTCCTGTAGTTCATTATTTAGATCAACCGGAAAAATTAAAAAGTAAAAAAGGGAAATCAAAAGGAGCTTCACGATGA
- the cccB gene encoding cytochrome c551: protein MKKSLLTIIFGSALFLAACGGGDKEPTTTGETEKPAGEKIVMTSCATCHGGQLQGMGNTPALNNVGSRLSEEEILGIIVNGRNGMPGGLITGADAEAAAAWLATQK from the coding sequence ATGAAGAAAAGTTTATTAACAATAATTTTTGGATCAGCACTATTTTTAGCAGCATGTGGTGGTGGCGATAAAGAACCAACCACAACGGGAGAAACGGAAAAACCAGCCGGCGAAAAAATTGTTATGACAAGCTGTGCAACATGTCACGGTGGACAACTACAGGGTATGGGGAATACACCGGCTTTAAATAACGTTGGTTCTCGCTTATCAGAAGAAGAAATTTTAGGCATCATTGTTAATGGTAGAAACGGTATGCCGGGTGGCTTAATTACTGGAGCAGATGCAGAAGCGGCTGCAGCTTGGTTAGCAACTCAAAAATAA
- a CDS encoding ATP phosphoribosyltransferase regulatory subunit, with protein MSSIKLFEKPVGMRDTFPQIYEKLEGVREIGRSFLRARGYEFIKTPTVEYYDTVGRASAIKEAALFKLVDNQGNTLVLRPDMTTPIARVVTSKLLKEKIPQRLAYFASVFRAQQTEGGRPAEFEQMGVELIGDNSVFADAEVILTAIELVQAFGIQKFKLTIGHAGVLQCILQDYTESDEQSESLRQLLVERNYVGFEEAVRTFDLPKTKSDALRQFIEEATNLSSIEDIEKYVRKNDALEYMQLLWQLLEQANLDSYIAFDFTISSHMNYYTGMLFEVFAEGSGFPLGNGGRYDGLLEHFGNGVGATGFGLRVDRLLEVVPLKDIENVTALVLFDDTRYVQALHQAQLLREQQKRVTMQSTKGLQDVETFKKQFKEVVYVRQED; from the coding sequence ATGTCGTCAATCAAATTATTCGAAAAGCCAGTTGGAATGCGCGATACATTCCCGCAAATTTATGAAAAATTAGAAGGTGTACGTGAAATCGGACGAAGCTTTTTACGTGCGCGTGGATATGAATTTATTAAAACGCCAACTGTTGAATATTACGATACAGTCGGTAGAGCTTCAGCTATTAAAGAAGCTGCGTTATTTAAATTGGTCGATAACCAGGGGAATACGCTTGTTCTTCGTCCAGATATGACGACGCCGATTGCTCGCGTTGTCACATCAAAATTATTAAAAGAAAAAATTCCGCAACGTTTAGCATATTTCGCAAGTGTATTCCGTGCACAGCAAACTGAAGGTGGCCGTCCCGCAGAATTCGAGCAAATGGGCGTTGAACTAATCGGTGATAATTCCGTTTTTGCCGATGCAGAAGTTATTCTAACAGCGATTGAGCTCGTTCAAGCATTCGGTATTCAGAAATTCAAATTAACAATTGGCCATGCAGGCGTGCTGCAATGCATCTTGCAAGATTATACAGAAAGCGATGAACAGTCAGAAAGTTTACGCCAACTTCTAGTCGAACGCAATTATGTGGGCTTTGAAGAAGCAGTCCGTACGTTCGATTTACCGAAAACAAAATCCGATGCGCTACGGCAATTTATTGAAGAGGCGACAAATCTTTCTTCTATAGAAGATATTGAAAAATACGTGCGCAAAAATGATGCGCTCGAGTATATGCAGTTGCTTTGGCAATTACTTGAGCAGGCAAACTTAGATTCCTATATTGCGTTTGATTTTACGATATCGAGCCATATGAATTATTACACAGGTATGCTGTTTGAAGTATTTGCAGAAGGCAGTGGCTTCCCTCTTGGTAACGGTGGACGTTATGACGGTCTACTAGAGCACTTCGGCAATGGCGTGGGAGCTACAGGCTTTGGTTTACGCGTTGACCGTTTACTAGAAGTTGTCCCACTAAAAGATATTGAAAATGTAACGGCACTTGTGTTATTTGATGATACGCGTTATGTTCAAGCGCTTCATCAGGCGCAGTTGCTACGTGAACAGCAAAAGCGTGTTACGATGCAGTCAACAAAAGGGTTACAGGATGTCGAAACGTTTAAAAAGCAGTTTAAAGAAGTTGTCTATGTAAGGCAGGAGGATTAA
- a CDS encoding YitT family protein, which yields MGNLSLHNERFSTKDTVMEYVCVIAGAAVVAFGFNVFLFPNQVASGGVSGISTILHGLFGWNAGLIQYAFNIPLFIAGVFVLGKTFGFKSFVGTLSLPLFVILSEDWDAWTMNPLLGAIFGGIMVGLGIGLVFKGQASTGGTDLLAQIITKYTGLTLGTSVLLIDGIIAVSAALVFDLEKGLYALIGLYVTTKTIDIVQLGFSQSKMVYIITNMQDEIRDEIYAKIDRGVTKLPAVGGYTGKDRPILMVVVYQTEFTKLKQLIKSVDPTAFVIVADAYEVLGEGFKRA from the coding sequence ATGGGAAATTTATCACTACATAATGAACGTTTTTCTACAAAAGATACAGTGATGGAATATGTATGCGTAATAGCTGGAGCAGCGGTTGTCGCTTTTGGTTTTAATGTATTTTTATTTCCAAATCAAGTGGCATCTGGTGGTGTAAGTGGGATTAGTACGATTTTACATGGCTTATTCGGGTGGAATGCAGGACTTATTCAATATGCATTTAATATTCCCTTATTCATTGCAGGTGTATTCGTTTTAGGGAAGACATTTGGGTTTAAATCATTTGTCGGAACGCTTTCCTTACCGTTGTTCGTTATTTTATCGGAGGACTGGGATGCGTGGACGATGAATCCACTTCTCGGTGCAATTTTTGGCGGTATTATGGTCGGACTCGGTATAGGTCTTGTATTTAAAGGGCAAGCTTCTACTGGTGGAACAGATTTACTTGCGCAAATTATTACGAAGTATACTGGACTAACGCTTGGGACGAGTGTACTGCTTATTGACGGAATTATCGCAGTTAGTGCTGCGCTTGTGTTTGATTTAGAAAAAGGTTTGTATGCGTTAATTGGACTTTATGTAACGACGAAAACGATTGATATCGTACAGCTTGGTTTCAGTCAGTCTAAAATGGTGTATATTATTACGAATATGCAAGATGAGATACGCGATGAGATTTATGCAAAAATTGATCGCGGTGTCACGAAGCTTCCCGCAGTTGGTGGTTATACAGGTAAAGATAGGCCAATCTTAATGGTCGTTGTTTATCAAACAGAATTCACAAAGCTGAAACAACTCATTAAAAGCGTTGACCCGACAGCATTTGTCATTGTTGCAGATGCCTATGAGGTATTGGGAGAAGGTTTCAAACGAGCCTAA
- the hprK gene encoding HPr(Ser) kinase/phosphatase, protein MIQVITKDVMEKFKLHLVSGQEGIGRYITTSDISRPGLEMAGYFTHYPANRVQLLGKTELSFFDMLPPDIKQERISKLCSQETPAIIISRGLDVPQELIEASNDNNVPVLVTQLTTTRFSSRLTNFLESKLAPTTAIHGVLVDIYGIGVLIMGKSGVGKSETALELIKKGHRLVADDSVEIRQEAENMLIGNPPPLLENLLEIRGIGIINIMTLFGASAVRPYKRITLVVELETWDPDKGYDRLGLDEEKMKIIDTNVTKLTIPVQPGRNVSVIIEVAAMNYRLKKMGVNAAEEFARRLEEVIASNDEMDDF, encoded by the coding sequence ATGATTCAAGTAATAACAAAGGATGTAATGGAAAAATTTAAATTACATCTTGTGAGCGGTCAAGAAGGAATTGGACGTTATATAACGACAAGTGATATTTCAAGGCCTGGACTCGAAATGGCGGGTTATTTTACGCATTATCCGGCAAATCGCGTACAGCTTTTAGGGAAAACCGAATTATCATTTTTTGATATGCTACCGCCAGATATTAAGCAAGAGCGTATATCGAAGCTTTGCTCACAGGAGACACCAGCTATTATTATTTCTCGCGGGCTGGATGTACCGCAGGAATTAATTGAAGCATCAAATGATAACAATGTGCCAGTATTGGTCACACAGTTAACGACGACGCGCTTCTCGAGTCGCTTGACAAACTTTTTAGAAAGTAAGCTTGCACCGACAACGGCTATTCACGGAGTGTTAGTGGATATTTATGGGATTGGCGTATTGATTATGGGGAAAAGTGGTGTAGGAAAAAGTGAGACTGCGCTGGAACTGATCAAAAAAGGTCACCGTTTAGTTGCAGACGATAGTGTAGAAATTCGTCAAGAAGCGGAAAATATGCTTATTGGGAATCCCCCGCCCTTACTTGAGAATTTACTTGAAATTCGTGGCATTGGTATCATTAATATTATGACGCTATTCGGGGCGAGTGCAGTGCGTCCTTATAAGCGTATTACACTAGTTGTAGAGCTTGAAACATGGGACCCAGATAAAGGGTATGATCGCCTCGGTCTAGATGAAGAAAAAATGAAAATTATTGATACAAACGTAACGAAGCTAACAATCCCTGTGCAACCAGGTCGAAATGTTTCCGTTATTATTGAAGTAGCTGCTATGAATTATCGTCTGAAAAAGATGGGCGTCAACGCAGCGGAGGAATTTGCCCGCCGCTTAGAAGAAGTCATTGCATCAAATGACGAAATGGATGATTTTTAG